In one Bacteroidota bacterium genomic region, the following are encoded:
- a CDS encoding choice-of-anchor J domain-containing protein translates to MKKLAFFFLPLLIIGFDNLVHAGNPHAVYLYEGFNGSGIPAGWTQFRISGTQALWSIVGVGSNPTVPPYAGSGQAKFNSFDAPAGEQARLVSPAINLSTSVDPFLTFYLYHDDEYISSRDSIYVEISTADSVTGPWTPLLGARRPRSIEGWSNELVSLYAYRGINRVFLSLRGVSKYGNNMFADEFRIADSSFHDIGVSDLLPDNIPTTQPHVSVLSSFSDSRTAISANVKSIARYEEQLPVVALPFSPQLNIKAIVQNRGTFTEPSYAVGWRVNDTQQSPATGGVLEPRFGRDTVTFVWNDPTPGIHTLTAWTILSVDSNRSNDTARMTFQVLEPGTIFYESFNAGAFPPAGWSVINRDGGLLAPWFRGADTSAFPGFEGSGFAANNFQRANGTYLDDYLITPPVAGVGQPGLVDSLVFRTRSQFNQPPAANFPDSLMILVSTSGADTSHFTILLDYFSVPKTEWTRKAYSLSHHVPANSTVRVAFRYLLHDVQATTGSGDFVGIDAVQVIRSLPASVPNTRQGAQVFVLEQNYPNPFNPSTTIRFSIPQNGEVELKVFDLLGHEVATLVSEHLESGLHQAHFNASNLASGVYFYRLKQETRHITRIMTLLK, encoded by the coding sequence ATGAAGAAGTTAGCCTTTTTCTTTCTTCCGCTACTCATCATCGGGTTTGACAATCTCGTCCATGCGGGGAATCCCCATGCGGTATATCTGTACGAAGGGTTCAACGGAAGCGGTATCCCCGCAGGCTGGACGCAGTTCAGAATATCGGGAACTCAAGCGCTCTGGAGCATCGTTGGCGTCGGATCGAACCCGACGGTTCCACCCTACGCAGGATCGGGACAGGCAAAATTCAACTCATTCGATGCGCCGGCGGGCGAACAGGCCAGACTTGTTTCGCCGGCAATCAATCTCTCAACATCCGTCGATCCCTTCCTCACGTTCTATCTGTATCATGACGATGAATATATTTCATCCCGTGATTCCATCTATGTCGAGATCTCAACAGCAGATTCCGTCACCGGACCTTGGACCCCGTTGCTCGGCGCACGACGGCCGAGAAGTATCGAGGGTTGGAGTAACGAGCTCGTTTCGCTGTATGCGTATCGCGGCATAAACCGGGTTTTTCTCTCCTTGCGCGGTGTAAGCAAATACGGCAACAATATGTTTGCGGATGAATTCCGAATTGCAGACTCGTCATTTCATGATATTGGAGTATCGGACCTTCTTCCCGACAACATCCCGACTACACAGCCGCATGTCTCTGTGTTGAGTTCTTTTTCCGATTCGCGCACAGCCATTTCCGCCAACGTGAAAAGTATAGCACGATACGAAGAACAACTTCCGGTGGTTGCTCTTCCCTTTTCTCCCCAACTCAACATCAAAGCAATTGTTCAGAATCGCGGTACGTTCACAGAACCTTCTTATGCCGTGGGATGGCGCGTGAATGATACACAGCAGTCACCGGCGACGGGCGGAGTTCTTGAACCCCGTTTCGGCCGCGATACCGTGACATTCGTGTGGAATGATCCGACACCCGGCATTCATACCTTGACGGCGTGGACAATTCTTTCAGTTGATTCGAACCGCTCGAACGATACAGCACGCATGACGTTTCAGGTTCTCGAACCGGGAACGATATTCTACGAATCGTTCAATGCGGGCGCATTTCCCCCGGCGGGCTGGAGTGTGATCAACAGGGACGGCGGACTTCTTGCTCCCTGGTTCCGCGGTGCGGACACATCGGCATTCCCCGGATTTGAAGGAAGCGGATTTGCAGCAAACAATTTCCAACGCGCCAACGGAACGTATCTCGACGATTATCTCATAACACCACCGGTTGCGGGCGTGGGTCAACCAGGATTGGTGGATTCTCTTGTGTTCCGGACGCGATCGCAATTCAACCAACCTCCGGCCGCTAATTTCCCGGATTCGCTGATGATACTTGTATCAACCTCGGGTGCAGACACATCACATTTCACCATTCTGCTTGACTATTTTTCCGTCCCAAAAACGGAATGGACCCGAAAGGCATATTCGCTCTCACATCACGTGCCTGCAAACTCGACGGTACGCGTTGCTTTCCGTTATCTTCTGCATGATGTCCAGGCAACAACCGGCAGCGGCGACTTTGTCGGTATTGATGCCGTGCAGGTCATCCGCAGCCTCCCGGCTTCGGTTCCAAATACACGGCAGGGTGCTCAAGTATTTGTTCTGGAGCAAAACTATCCCAACCCCTTCAACCCAAGCACAACGATCCGATTCAGCATACCACAAAACGGAGAAGTAGAGTTGAAAGTATTTGATCTACTCGGGCACGAAGTGGCAACATTGGTAAGCGAGCATCTTGAATCAGGGCTTCATCAAGCGCATTTCAATGCATCCAATCTTGCGTCGGGCGTGTATTTCTATCGGTTGAAGCAAGAAACACGTCATATAACCAGAATCATGACATTGTTGAAATAA